A window from Sceloporus undulatus isolate JIND9_A2432 ecotype Alabama chromosome 8, SceUnd_v1.1, whole genome shotgun sequence encodes these proteins:
- the NATD1 gene encoding protein NATD1 has protein sequence MAQAAAQPPQLSLLEPSCPIQVEHDRKRRQFTVRLNGCHDKAVLLYEYVGKRIVDLQHTEVPDAYRGRGIAKHLAKAALDFVVEEDLKAHLTCWYIQKYVKENPLPQYLERLQS, from the exons ATGGCCCAAGcagcagcccagcctccccaGCTCAGCCTCCTGGAGCCCAGCTGCCCCATCCAAGTGGAGCATGACCGCAAGAGGAGGCAGTTCACCGTCCGCCTCAATG GTTGCCATGACAAAGCAGTCCTCTTGTATGAATATGTGGGGAAGAGGATAGTAGACTTGCAACATACGGAAGTCCCTGATGCCTACAGGGGAAGAGGAATAGCTAAGCATCTTGCAAAG GCAGCCTTGGATTTTGTGGTTGAAGAAGACTTGAAAGCCCACCTCACATGTTGGTACATTCAGAAATACGTCAAGGAGAACCCCCTCCCTCAGTATCTGGAACGTTTGCAGTCTTAA
- the TMEM11 gene encoding transmembrane protein 11, mitochondrial, with the protein MAAWGRRRAGQGSSAAAAAAAGPRERVSLSATDCYIVHEIYNGENAQDQFEYELEQALEAQYKYIVIEPTRIGDETARWITVGNCLHKTSVLAGTACLFTPLALPADYSHYISLPAGVLSIACCTLYGISWQFDPCCKYQVEYNAYKLSRLPLHTLTSSTPVVLVRKDDLHRKRLHNTIALAALVYCVKKIYELYAV; encoded by the exons ATGGCGGCCTGGGGAAGGAGGCGCGCCGGGCAAGGCagctccgccgccgccgctgcagccGCTGGTCCCCGGGAGAG GGTCAGCCTGTCAGCCACAGACTGTTACATCGTTCATGAAATCTACAATGGGGAGAACGCTCAGGACCAGTTTGAATATGAGCTGGAACAAGCCTTGGAGGCCCAATACAAATACATTGTGATTGAGCCGACACGCATTGGGGACGAGACGGCCCGCTGGATCACGGTCGGGAACTGCCTGCACAAGACGTCGGTGCTGGCTGGCACGGCCTGCCTTTTCACCCCACTGGCCCTCCCAGCAGATTATTCCCATTACATCTCCTTGCCGGCCGGCGTGCTGAGCATAGCCTGCTGCACCCTGTATGGGATCTCCTGGCAGTTTGATCCCTGTTGCAAGTACCAAGTGGAGTATAATGCTTATAAACTCTCCCGCCTGCCCCTGCATACACTCACCTCCTCCACTCCGGTGGTTCTGGTGAGGAAGGATGACCTGCACAGAAAGAGACTGCATAACACGATAGCACTGGCTGCCCTGGTGTACTGTGTAAAGAAGATTTATGAACTCTACGCCGTATGA